One region of Juglans regia cultivar Chandler chromosome 4, Walnut 2.0, whole genome shotgun sequence genomic DNA includes:
- the LOC108995107 gene encoding patellin-6-like encodes MEASSPISIQNTPLQDFPEASPRPYKKSFVTTLMAAATLRSPSFREDTYFVSHLKSSEKKALKELKDKLLASDASDASMWGIPLLGGDEKADVILLKFLRARDFRVSDSLNMLLKCLGWRREFGADSVIEEDLGFKELEGVVAYMHGYDTEGHPVCYNAYGVFRDRDMYERIFGDEEKLQKFLRWRVQVLERGINLLHFKPGGVNSIIQVTDLKDMPKRELRVASNHILSLFQDNYPEMVARKIFINVPWYFSLLYSMFSRFLTQRTKSKFVICKEGNVAETLYKFIRPEDVPVQYGGLSRPSDLQKGPPKPASEFTVKGGEKVNIQIEGIEAGATIAWDIVVGGWELEYSAEFVPCAEGSYTIAVEKPRKMAASEEAVYNSFTAREAGKMVLSVDNTASRKKKVAAYRYVVRKSTAIVPSTFDYAN; translated from the exons ATGGAAGCCTCATCGCCCATCTCCATCCAAAACACCCCACTACAAGACTTCCCAGAGGCGTCCCCAAGACCCTATAAGAAAAGCTTCGTCACCACACTCATGGCGGCCGCCACGCTTCGCTCTCCTTCATTCAGAGAGGACACCTACTTCGTCTCCCACCTCAAGTCCTCGGAAAAGAAAGCTCTCAAAGAGCTCAAGGACAAGCTCTTGGCATCTGATGCCTCTGATGCTTCAATGTGGGGCATCCCTCTCTTAGGAGGTGACGAGAAGGCCGATGTGATTCTCTTGAAGTTCCTGCGAGCCAGAGACTTCAGGGTCTCTGACTCCCTCAACATGTTGCTGAAATGCTTGGGATGGAGGAGAGAATTCGGAGCGGATAGTGTTATTGAGGAGGATCTGGGGTTCAAGGAGCTTGAGGGTGTTGTGGCCTATATGCATGGTTATGACACAGAGGGGCACCCTGTTTGTTACAACGCGTACGGGGTTTTCAGAGACAGAGATATGTACGAGAGGATCTTTGGTGACGAAGAGAAGCTCCAGAAGTTCTTGAGATGGAGGGTTCAGGTGCTTGAGAGAGGGATTAACCTTCTACATTTTAAGCCCGGTGGGGTTAACTCTATCATCCAGGTCACTGATCTCAAGGACATGCCCAAGAGAGAGCTAAGGGTCGCTTCTAATCACATCCTCTCCTTGTTTCAAGATAACTATCCTGAAATGGTCGCTCGCAAG ATTTTTATCAATGTTCCATGGTACTTCAGCTTATTATATTCCATGTTCAGTCGATTTCTAACTCAGCGAACTAAGAGTAAGTTCGTGATCTGTAAGGAAGGGAATGTGGCCGAGACACTTTACAA GTTCATTAGGCCTGAGGATGTTCCTGTTCAGTACGGTGGACTAAGCCGACCCAGTGATTTACAGAAAGGTCCCCCAAAACCAGCCTCCGAGTTCACCGTCAAAGGCGGAGAGAAAGTTAATATTCAGATCGAGGGAATCGAG GCTGGTGCAACGATAGCATGGGACATAGTGGTGGGGGGCTGGGAGTTGGAATACAGTGCAGAGTTCGTGCCCTGTGCAGAAGGCAGCTACACCATTGCTGTGGAGAAGCCTAGGAAGATGGCAGCATCAGAAGAAGCAGTTTACAACTCGTTCACTGCACGTGAGGCAGGTAAAATGGTGCTATCAGTAGACAACACTGCTTCCAGGAAGAAAAAAGTTGCTGCTTATCGTTACGTTGTGCGCAAATCCACTGCCATAGTACCATCTACCTTCGACTatgctaattaa